ATCTTACTGTTTTCATTTCCTATGTTACAGATTTTATGTATCATTTTGGGATATCCTTCCTTTCACTGGTTATTTGTTTTCTAAGATGCTTTTTTTAAGCCAGTAAAAAAGCCAACTACAGTTCCTAAGCCATACATAATGTGAAGTAAAAAAAATAGTATAAACATTAACGGTATATATTTCACCCCGTTTTTTACACCTATTTTTATACATTCTACCATATCTACAATAAAATAGCTTCCTAAAGCTGCAATCTCTATTATTTTACTTGGGAAAAAAAGTTTATAGCTTAGTCCAAATATTATTATAGTGAGAAAAAATATTAAGGGTACAAGATGTCTTATTCTCACTATATCTCTGTTATTAATAAGGGATTCACCTATTACCCTGCCATTGCCATAATTTTGAGATAATACCTTCTTTACACTGCTTCTAGGTTTATAGTAGGCTATTATGTTTTTATTTTGATATATTTTATATCCTCTTTTTAATATTCTATTGTTTAAATCGTTATCTTCACTTCTTGTAAAACTTTCATTATAAAAACCAATTTCATCAAATATCCACCTGTAGAAAGCTCCATTCCAAACCGTATCTACAAAGCCATCGTAATCCTTCTGTCTAAATTTGGCTACGCCTATGCCAAATTTGCTTTCATGAAGAAAAACAATACAGTTTTCCACATAGGATTTTGAAGTAAGCAAATAAGTAGGTCCTCCTACATTTACCACATTATCTTCTTTAAATTTATTTAATGTATTTACACATTCCCTTACATAATTTTTATCATATAATGCATGGGCATCAACTCTAACCACTATATCTCCTTTTGACATTTTTATTCCCTTGTTTAAAGCTGCAGATTGAATTTTCTTTTCATTATCTATTAAAGCTATTTTTTCATTTTCAAAACTTCTCAATATATCTCTTGTAGAGTCTGTGGACATACCATCTATCACTAATATTTCAATAATGTTTTCATAAGTTTGATCAATTATAGATTTTAAACATTTGTCTATATAAAGTTCTTCATTATACACAGGAATTATTATTGAAACCGTATGTTTTTTATACATATGAATCTCCTTTAACCAATTTTCTGTTTCAGAACCGAAAATAATCACTGCAATTGTGCACTGTGAATTATGAATTGTAAATTGTATATATAGCATTTAATTTTGATTCATTACTTTCCCAGAAATAATTATTTTTTGCTTTTCTCATATTTTCTATTATATTATTTTTTTCCGCCGGATCTTTTAGAAGTTTCTCTATAATGTGTTCTATTTCTTCTTTAAGATTTTTTCCTTCTATTCCATAGCCAAAATTATTTTTCCAAACCTCATGTCCAAACTCCGTAACTTTATTGGCAATAATAGGTGTCTGTGTTATTATGCTTTCATAAAACTTATTGGGCATTGATATGGTAGCCGTATCTCCTGGGTAAAAGGCATAAGTTATATCTATATTTTTATACAGTTCTTCAAGTTCACTTATATTGTAAGCACCTTTTATTTCTACATTTGAAAATTTTTTGGAATAACCTGCAAGTTGTTCTGCATATATTCCCCACCCGCAAATTATCACCTTTACAGCTTTATCATATTTCTGAGCCGCATCAATTAGTGCCTTTATCTCATCATAATATCTAACAGAACCTATAAATCCAATTCTAAGTAAATTATCTGAAGTTTTTTCTATATCATTAAATAAACTTTTATAAGGTGCATTATTTACTATGTAAATATTTTTACTTCTTTTTTTATAAACTTCCTTCATCTTAGGAGTAACTACTATATGAGTATCTACCTTTTTTACCATGTGTCTTTCCAGTAAAATAATAAAATAGTATATAATTTTATTTAAAAGTCCCTTTCTGTTGTAAAAATACATGTAAAACAAATCGTGTTCATCATATGTAAGCTTTAATTTAAGCTTTTTATTTATATTATACCCTATAAAAAGTCCGTCAAAATCATGACAGTGCAGCGCCTGAAAATTTTTATCTTTCAAATACTTGTATACATCCTCTTTGAAATCTAAAAATTTAAAAATTTGCTTATATCCTGTGCCATATTCTGCATTTCCAAAAAATCTTACTATATGTATTCCATCTAAATCCTCTTCCGGTTTATCTATATAAGTTCCCTCTCTATCCCAGCACAAAATAGTTATTTTGTGGCCAAGTTTTCTCAGTGACTTTGCCTCTTTATATACTCTGGGATCCGGATCAAATCCATTGGTCAATATCATTGCAATATTCACTTTCTTCACCTCATAATTTCATTGTATATATCAATAGTTTTTTGTGCATTTCTAAGCCAGGTAAATTCTTTTAATACAGTATTTTTACCATTTTGTCCTATAATTCTGGCTTCAGACTTATGACTTAATATATAATCTATGGTAAAAATCAGATCTTCCACCTGATGGGGTTCAACTAAAAAACCATTCTTTTTATCTTCTATAACATCTTCTATTCCCTGACCCCTGACCCCTATAACTGGTATTCCACTGTTCATAGCTTCTATATATACTATTCCAAATCCTTCTTGCCAGCTGGGAAGTGAAAAAACATCGCATTTTGAAGACATATATTTTATTACCTTAGAATGAGGCAATCTGCCTAAAAAAACCACATTTCTATTTAGATTTAGATCATTTACCAGTTTTCTCAAATTTCTATTTTCTTCTCCATCTCCAATTATATAATACACTAAATCTGGATATGTTTTTATGAGTTCTGATACTGCTTTTATATTTAAATCTATACCTTTGGTTTTTATTAAAGCAGACACACTTAGCATTATGTGACTTCCTTTTAATTTAACTTGTTCATTTATTACATATTCCTCAGGGTTTATCCCATTATTTATAACTACGGTTTTATTTAAAATATGCTTTTCCTCTATAACATTTTTTAATTTATTACTGACAGTTATTATTTTGTCTGCATCTTTTAAAACTTTAAATACAGCTTTTCTACACATATTATTCTTCTTTATGGTATACTGAAAATCCTGACCATGAATGGTTACTACAAAGGGTACATTGTATTTTTTACTTAAAAAAATACTGGCAAAACCCACGGGTATAGCAGTATGTGCATGTATGACATTAAATTTAAATCTATTATATAATTTATTTATGGTTCTTTTTATACCAAGATACATAAAAATTCCAGAATATTGCAAAAACACTCCCCGTGGGAACTCTATATATCTCGGATAAAAAACTTCCACCCCATCAAGAAATATTTTAGCGGGAATATCAATATAAGCTTTATATTTTTTTATTATACCTAAAAAAGATGGCACATAGGGTACCGGGCATATTACCTTAACTTTACAGCCCTCATTTATAAGCTTCTGCACCTGTTTATGGACAAAAATACCCAAAACACTATTTGAAGGTGAGGGATACATATGGGAAATAATTAGTATATTCTTCATGGGCTTATTCATCCTTTTGTTATTTTTTTCTCTTATAAGTAGGAACTTTTTTTTCTATAAGCTGAATTATCTGCTCTTTATCCTGATCTAACACTTTTTTAAATTCATCAATAGATTTTTCTATAAAATTCATATCTATCTTAGTAGGTTTTTCTATAAATATTTTATCATGCTCTGTAGAGGTCAATGCTACTTCATTCATAAGCAATTCTTCATACAGCTTTTCCCCCGGTCTCAGGCCTGTATATTCTATTTTTATGTCCATATCCGGTTCATATCCTGACAAAGTTATAAGATCTCTGGCTAAGTCTACTATTTTTACAGGTTTCCCCATATCAAGCACAAAAATTTCTCCTCCGGCAGCTATAGCACCTGCCTGAATTACCAATTGAGCCGCTTCTGGGATTGTCATAAAAAATCTATTTATTTCAGGATGAGTTACTGTAACAGGTCCGCCGTGGGCTATTTGCCTTTTAAATAATGGGATTACAGAACCATTACTCCCCAGTACATTCCCAAATCTTACAGCCACATATTCAGTTTCACTTACTTCATTAAAAGCCTGCACCATTATTTCACAGAATCTTTTTGTAGCCCCCATAACATTAGTAGGATTCACTGCTTTATCCGTACTTATCTGTACAAATTTCTCTGCTTTAAATTCATCACAGCATTTTAAAACCTCATAAGTCCCAATTATATTGTTCTTTACTGCTTCTTGAGGATTACCTTCCATGAGAGGAACATGCTTATGAGCGGCTGCATGAAAAACTACCTGGGGGGTATACTTCTTGAATATATCCTTTAATCTATCACCGTCTCTTATAGATGCGATAATTATTTTTTTGTTTAAATCAATATAATTATAGTTTAATTCCATTTCAAGATCATATACATTATTTTCATATATGTCTAATATAAGTAATTGTTTGGGCTGAAATTTGGCTATCTGTCTGCATAATTCAGATCCTATAGAGCCGCCTCCCCCTGTAACCATTATAATTTTATTTTTTATATACTTGCTTATATTTTGGGTATTTAATTTAACCTCTTCTCTTCCAAGCAAATCTTCTATATTTACATCTCTAAGTTTTGTAATGTTTATATTTCCGTCTATCATCTCATATATACCCGGTAAAGTCTTTAGCTTGCACTTTGTATTTTTACATATGTTTATAATTTCTCTTTTTGTATGGAGGTCAGCAGAAGGCATTGCAATTATTATCTCTTCTATTTGCTTATTTTTGCATACTTCTACTATTTCATTTCTTCCCCCTAAAACTTCTATACCCTTTATAAGTTTTCCCTTTTTAGATTTGTCATCATCTATGAGACCTATTATATTATAATTGAAATTTGTATGTTTTTTTATTTCTTTTATAAGCATGGCAGCGGCATCTCCTGCTCCAATTATGAGGAGATTTTTATGTCTTCTTTTTGTACAATTTTCTTCCTTTTTATCTCCAGAAAGTCTATATGTAAATCTTATTCCGCCCAGTGCCAATACAGACAGTATCCAGAGAATTATATGTACTGTATAGGGAAATCTATAATACCTGTTTTCCAAAATTTTATAATTCATAAAGTAACTGTAAATTATAAAAATAATATTAGATAGAGACACAGAGTACACTATAGAAATTAACTCTTCCACAGATGCATATTTCCATATATTGTTGTATAAATTAAAAAATTTATTGCACACCAATGTCACTATAACAACAGGAACAACAGATAACCTAAAAAATATCATATATTCCGGTGGTATATTAAATTCAAATCTAAGTAATAAAGCAAAATATAAAGAAGCTATGAGAAAAAATATGTCATACACTATAAGTTTTTTGTCTTTCTGCATTTAAACACTTCCTAAATCCATTGATTATATAAACTCTCCTTATCTATTTTACATCATAAAGAAAATTAATCAACATATTTTTGCCATCCAGCAATTATACATATAAGCTTAACATTGCCATAATCATTTTTGCTGTAATTTAACATATAGTTAAATTACAGCAAAATCAAATGTTACCTTATTGCAATTGTTTCTCCTTTACCTTATCGGTTACTTCATCCTTAACTTCTTTAAATATGGTCTGTTCTTTCAACCCTAAAAGATATTTCATAAAAGGTTTTTTTAGTTCTTCTTTCTTTAATGCAAATTCCACTGTAGCCTGAAGGAATCCAAGCTTATCACCCACATCATATCTTCTTCCTTGAAAAGTATAAGCGTACATAGCTTCATTTTTGGCCAGAGTTCTAAGGGCATCTGTAAGCTGTATTTCCCCTCCTTTTCCTGGAGTAGTATTTTGTAGTATTTCAAATATAGAAGGGGTTATTATATATCTCCCGAGTATAGCCATATTTGAAGGAGCTTCTTCCACTTTGGGTTTTTCTATTAAATCTTTAACCTTATATACACTATTTTCTATGTACATACCTTTCACTATGCCATATTTGTATACTTCTTCTTTAGGTACTTCCTGTACTCCTATAATTGAAGTTTTATATTCATTATAACAATCTATAAGCTGCTTTAGACAAGGGATTTCATTATCTACCACATCATCTCCAAGCATTACCGCAAAAGGTTGATTTCCTACGAAAGTTCTGGCACAGCCTATGGCGTGACCAAGACCTTTAGGTTCTTTTTGTCTTATATAGTAAATATCTGATATGCTGGATATATCTCTTACTATTTTTAAAAGATCTTCTTTTCCTTTTTTTTCTAATTCCCTTTCTAATTCTATAGATTTATCAAAATGATCTTCTATAGCCCTTTTATTTCTTCCTGTTATTATCAATATTTCTTCTATTCCAGAGGCTACAGCTTCTTCTATAATATATTGTATGGTAGGCTTATCTACTATGGGAAGCATTTCTTTAGGTTGGGCTTTAGTAGCAGGTAAAAATCGTGTGCCAAGTCCTGCAGCAGGTATTATAGCCTTTTTTACATTCATAATAAATCCCCTTTCAATTAATTTTTAATTTCTATCTACTGTTTTATTGATTATGCCCTCTAATTCCACTACCACCTGATCTTTTGGATCTAGTTTCTTTGCAATTTCCAGATGAACCTTAGCATCTTTTAGATTTCCTGAATTCAAATAACATAATATGAGATTTGTACATATCTCCACTGATCTAGTGGCTTCAAAAGCCTTTCTTAAATAAGCTATGGCCCCTTCATAATTTCCTAAAGACGCATAATTTATTCCCATTTCATTTACCACTTCCACTAAACTGCTATCTATATTTAAAGCTTCATTCAAATAATAAATTGCTTTTTCGTGATTATTAATCATCCTGTATCCCACAGCTATATAGTAATAAATAGAAGCATTGTTACCTAAAATATCTATGAGGGGAATTAAATACTTTAAAGCCTCCAGAGGATTACTTTCTAAAAGTTCCTTTCCTCTGTCATAACTTACACAAGACTTCAGCCACTGCTTCATATCTGTTACCTCTAGAGTTTCTTCTCCACCTTTTACTATGTAGTTATTTATACAAAACAGTGCCCTTTCATAGTCTCTTTCTTCTTTCTTTATAATTGCCTCATATAAATAAGGCAGAGCATAATTATCTTTAAGTTTAGCCTTTTGTAATATATTTAATTCCTCTTCTTTAAATATATTATCTTTTTTTCTGATTTCATCTGCCATAATTATAAGTTTATCATATATCTCCAGAGTATCTTCTATCTCTGATAAACCCTTTAAAATTATATAGGCTTCTTCATAATTTTTGCTTTTAACATTTTTTCCAATTATACTTTTTATAAACTTATTATTATTTTTATCCTTAGAAATTATCTTTTTGTAATATTTGTTGAATCTAAACTGCTCATCTGCTCCCAGCACATAAAACATGCCCTCTATAAAATATGTTACAGGTATTTTATCCAGATTATCCTGTAGTTTAACGCTGTCTACTATATATTTGGAATTTATGGGTATATATATATCTTCTTTTAATGAAACATTAAATATCTTTTTAATATTTTCTTTTTTTACTTCTAAAAATAATAATTTAGACAATTTTTCTGCAAAATAAGATTTTATATTCATAAGTTCTGTCACCTGCACATTTTATTATTAACACTTTGCATCTTTGATTACATTCATTACATTTTGCTTTAATATTTCCATTTTTTCTTCAGAATCTTTAAAGCTATTTCCTATTACTGAAAAATAAATTTTTATCTTCGGTTCTGTTCCTGAAGGTCTTACTACAAACCAACTCTTATCTTCCATGACAAATTTAAGTACATTTGACTTTGGAAGCTGTATTATATTTTCAGTTATATTTACAAGATCTTTTTCAATACTTAATTTATAGTCTAGTTTTTTGACTATTTTTACTCCCCCAAGCGTTCTTTTCATAGAATGTCTCAAATACTCAAGTATTGTGTCCATTTCTTCACAGCCTTCTCTGCCTTTAAGTTCTATAGAAATTATATTTTCCTTATAAAATCCATATTTGTTGTAAAGATTAATCAAGGCCTCGTAGATATTTATTCCTTTCATTTTATAATATAAAGCCATCTCACATATTAAAGTAGACGCAATCACAGCATCTTTGTCCCTTACAAAATCTCCTGCTAAATAACCATAACTTTCTTCAAATCCAAATATAAACTTCTCATCCTGGCACTGTTCAAATTCCTTTATTTTTTCTCCTATATATTTAAATCCCGTCAATACATCTATAAGTCCTACATTATACTCTTTTGCTATATCTCTTACCATTTCCGTAGTTACTATTGTCTTTATTATAACACCATTTTCAGGCAATCTATTTAACTCTTTAAGTGATGATAAAATATATTCTGTCAAAAGAATTCCCACCTGATTTCCGGTAAGTGTTCTATAATTATTGTCATCATATTTTACTATAATTCCTATTCTGTCACAATCAGGATCTGTTCCAAATATTATATCTGGCTTTAATTCTTTGGCAAGCTCTAAAGCCAATTTAAATACCTTGGGATCTTCTGGATTAGGACATGCTGCTGTAGGAAAATTTCCATCTGGATGTTCCTGTTCTTTTACTATAAATACATTTTCATATCCCAGTTCTTTTAAAGTTCTCCTTACGGGTATATTTCCAGTTCCATGAAGAGGTGTGTATATTACATTCAAATTTTTTCCACAGGAAGATACCATATCTTTTCTTATAACCATCTGTTTTACTTTTTCTATATAGGGCTTATCTATATCTTCCCCTATTATGTTCAAAATTTTTCTATTCTCTGCTTCTTTTATATCCATACGCTTTATTTCAGAAAAATCATTCACATTGTTTATATACCTGAGTATTTTATTTGCAATTTTATCTGTTACCTGCCCCCCATCTTCTCCATAAACCTTATATCCGTTATAATTTTTAGGATTATGGGATGCAGTTATAACAATACCTGCTTTGCATTTAAGCTCTCTCACCGCATAAGAAAGCATTGGAGTAGGATGAAGTGTACCAAAAAGATTTACTATTATACCATTTGCACATAAATTGCCTGCAGCCGCTTTTGCAAATTCTTCAGACATTATTCTACAATCATAGGCTATAGCTACAGAGATATTATTGCCATATGTCTCTATAAGATATCTTGACAATCCCTCAGTGGTTTTTCCAATAGTATGTATGTTCAATCTATTAGTTCCAAGACCTATTATTCCCCTAAGACCTCCTGTACCAAATTCTAAATCTTTATAAAATCTATCTTCTATTTCCTTTTCATCCTTTATGTTTTTTAATTCTAATTTTTCCTCATCATCTATATAAGATGAATTTAACCAGAATTCATACTTTTCTCTATACATATTTTTACCTCCCACATGCAATATTTAGCATTTACTATTATACTATAAATTTCATAATCAAAAATACCTATAGTATTATATTTTACTTTATGTACATAATTTATAAATATGTTATTAATACATTTTATTATTATGTAAAAATTAGCTGCATATTATTGAATTTATAGATCAATTAACATATAATGATATTAGTTTTTATTAAACGTGTAGCCAACCCTTTAATTTTTAAAGTTAAAGGGATATTTTTATGAAAGAAGGTGCTTTATCAAGGTGTATAGATTAGATCAAAGTGAAACTCCACTATTTGATGCATTAATGGAATATGTAAAC
This genomic interval from Clostridium kluyveri contains the following:
- a CDS encoding glycosyltransferase family 2 protein, which encodes MYKKHTVSIIIPVYNEELYIDKCLKSIIDQTYENIIEILVIDGMSTDSTRDILRSFENEKIALIDNEKKIQSAALNKGIKMSKGDIVVRVDAHALYDKNYVRECVNTLNKFKEDNVVNVGGPTYLLTSKSYVENCIVFLHESKFGIGVAKFRQKDYDGFVDTVWNGAFYRWIFDEIGFYNESFTRSEDNDLNNRILKRGYKIYQNKNIIAYYKPRSSVKKVLSQNYGNGRVIGESLINNRDIVRIRHLVPLIFFLTIIIFGLSYKLFFPSKIIEIAALGSYFIVDMVECIKIGVKNGVKYIPLMFILFFLLHIMYGLGTVVGFFTGLKKAS
- a CDS encoding glycosyltransferase, coding for MNIAMILTNGFDPDPRVYKEAKSLRKLGHKITILCWDREGTYIDKPEEDLDGIHIVRFFGNAEYGTGYKQIFKFLDFKEDVYKYLKDKNFQALHCHDFDGLFIGYNINKKLKLKLTYDEHDLFYMYFYNRKGLLNKIIYYFIILLERHMVKKVDTHIVVTPKMKEVYKKRSKNIYIVNNAPYKSLFNDIEKTSDNLLRIGFIGSVRYYDEIKALIDAAQKYDKAVKVIICGWGIYAEQLAGYSKKFSNVEIKGAYNISELEELYKNIDITYAFYPGDTATISMPNKFYESIITQTPIIANKVTEFGHEVWKNNFGYGIEGKNLKEEIEHIIEKLLKDPAEKNNIIENMRKAKNNYFWESNESKLNAIYTIYNS
- a CDS encoding glycosyltransferase, producing the protein MKNILIISHMYPSPSNSVLGIFVHKQVQKLINEGCKVKVICPVPYVPSFLGIIKKYKAYIDIPAKIFLDGVEVFYPRYIEFPRGVFLQYSGIFMYLGIKRTINKLYNRFKFNVIHAHTAIPVGFASIFLSKKYNVPFVVTIHGQDFQYTIKKNNMCRKAVFKVLKDADKIITVSNKLKNVIEEKHILNKTVVINNGINPEEYVINEQVKLKGSHIMLSVSALIKTKGIDLNIKAVSELIKTYPDLVYYIIGDGEENRNLRKLVNDLNLNRNVVFLGRLPHSKVIKYMSSKCDVFSLPSWQEGFGIVYIEAMNSGIPVIGVRGQGIEDVIEDKKNGFLVEPHQVEDLIFTIDYILSHKSEARIIGQNGKNTVLKEFTWLRNAQKTIDIYNEIMR
- a CDS encoding polysaccharide biosynthesis protein, encoding MQKDKKLIVYDIFFLIASLYFALLLRFEFNIPPEYMIFFRLSVVPVVIVTLVCNKFFNLYNNIWKYASVEELISIVYSVSLSNIIFIIYSYFMNYKILENRYYRFPYTVHIILWILSVLALGGIRFTYRLSGDKKEENCTKRRHKNLLIIGAGDAAAMLIKEIKKHTNFNYNIIGLIDDDKSKKGKLIKGIEVLGGRNEIVEVCKNKQIEEIIIAMPSADLHTKREIINICKNTKCKLKTLPGIYEMIDGNINITKLRDVNIEDLLGREEVKLNTQNISKYIKNKIIMVTGGGGSIGSELCRQIAKFQPKQLLILDIYENNVYDLEMELNYNYIDLNKKIIIASIRDGDRLKDIFKKYTPQVVFHAAAHKHVPLMEGNPQEAVKNNIIGTYEVLKCCDEFKAEKFVQISTDKAVNPTNVMGATKRFCEIMVQAFNEVSETEYVAVRFGNVLGSNGSVIPLFKRQIAHGGPVTVTHPEINRFFMTIPEAAQLVIQAGAIAAGGEIFVLDMGKPVKIVDLARDLITLSGYEPDMDIKIEYTGLRPGEKLYEELLMNEVALTSTEHDKIFIEKPTKIDMNFIEKSIDEFKKVLDQDKEQIIQLIEKKVPTYKRKK
- the galU gene encoding UTP--glucose-1-phosphate uridylyltransferase GalU produces the protein MNVKKAIIPAAGLGTRFLPATKAQPKEMLPIVDKPTIQYIIEEAVASGIEEILIITGRNKRAIEDHFDKSIELERELEKKGKEDLLKIVRDISSISDIYYIRQKEPKGLGHAIGCARTFVGNQPFAVMLGDDVVDNEIPCLKQLIDCYNEYKTSIIGVQEVPKEEVYKYGIVKGMYIENSVYKVKDLIEKPKVEEAPSNMAILGRYIITPSIFEILQNTTPGKGGEIQLTDALRTLAKNEAMYAYTFQGRRYDVGDKLGFLQATVEFALKKEELKKPFMKYLLGLKEQTIFKEVKDEVTDKVKEKQLQ
- a CDS encoding tetratricopeptide repeat protein gives rise to the protein MNIKSYFAEKLSKLLFLEVKKENIKKIFNVSLKEDIYIPINSKYIVDSVKLQDNLDKIPVTYFIEGMFYVLGADEQFRFNKYYKKIISKDKNNNKFIKSIIGKNVKSKNYEEAYIILKGLSEIEDTLEIYDKLIIMADEIRKKDNIFKEEELNILQKAKLKDNYALPYLYEAIIKKEERDYERALFCINNYIVKGGEETLEVTDMKQWLKSCVSYDRGKELLESNPLEALKYLIPLIDILGNNASIYYYIAVGYRMINNHEKAIYYLNEALNIDSSLVEVVNEMGINYASLGNYEGAIAYLRKAFEATRSVEICTNLILCYLNSGNLKDAKVHLEIAKKLDPKDQVVVELEGIINKTVDRN
- a CDS encoding phospho-sugar mutase, which gives rise to MYREKYEFWLNSSYIDDEEKLELKNIKDEKEIEDRFYKDLEFGTGGLRGIIGLGTNRLNIHTIGKTTEGLSRYLIETYGNNISVAIAYDCRIMSEEFAKAAAGNLCANGIIVNLFGTLHPTPMLSYAVRELKCKAGIVITASHNPKNYNGYKVYGEDGGQVTDKIANKILRYINNVNDFSEIKRMDIKEAENRKILNIIGEDIDKPYIEKVKQMVIRKDMVSSCGKNLNVIYTPLHGTGNIPVRRTLKELGYENVFIVKEQEHPDGNFPTAACPNPEDPKVFKLALELAKELKPDIIFGTDPDCDRIGIIVKYDDNNYRTLTGNQVGILLTEYILSSLKELNRLPENGVIIKTIVTTEMVRDIAKEYNVGLIDVLTGFKYIGEKIKEFEQCQDEKFIFGFEESYGYLAGDFVRDKDAVIASTLICEMALYYKMKGINIYEALINLYNKYGFYKENIISIELKGREGCEEMDTILEYLRHSMKRTLGGVKIVKKLDYKLSIEKDLVNITENIIQLPKSNVLKFVMEDKSWFVVRPSGTEPKIKIYFSVIGNSFKDSEEKMEILKQNVMNVIKDAKC